TGAGAATGAAAGGCCAATCTCTGATGAAGAACTGCTTCCCGAACCAGAACCGTCTACAAGTTATTCGAATATAAGGGATCTCTTTAGTAAGTCCCATTTTCACTAAAAGGGAATGCCCAAAAAAACCGAGTCGATTAAAATCATTCATGAACCATTTCATATACCtaacacggaccttgtggagtctcgagcaaatttccgtgcgtttaggcgtttttgccatacctattattggaagcaagtataacagctcacgcataggacccatttagtattttagttttaagtaaaatttccgtggtgcttggcgactgggcttctcccagttgtgcagtctcttttgagcctttaggcttaagtcattctgtctcctgcattaaattcaccgagggaagtggaaactatcgttttctttttcttctcctctaataacatcttctgatttgtttcgttgcgggatccaagacagtcattaatttccctgggacgcgccgacttcagtattccggtgttttcatgtttgtatctactgtagatcttggcttacaggagttgcagcggtatgggaagTTGACCTAACTAAAGCCgtggtgggcttgtcccatttaaaaaacaagacCTAACCTGTAATCTTCAAAGACAACACTacttcccattaaagccgtggcataaacttttagaacaccttatataataaataaaatataatatattctatataaTATAGCTACTGTTTTGATACTCTGTaaacatatataaaatgtataactatattataattGCAGTCCCTGGTCACATTATTAGACGCACTCACATTTTTTTAGTAGACAATTTTTTGAGGGgtcaaaattatccaatgacttttcccgccctgggcgagagggaatgtcagacccttactgactaaaaaccgctcaaaaagcaggagtagaaacggggtggtttttagtcagtaagagtctacactccctctcgccccgcATAAGGAAGTCATTGGACTAATTTCCTCCCTTAAAATatgtagcgtttttcgggagcatGCCGTTTACGCCCTGCTTAACACTCAAACGTAAAAGTATTgaacataaacacaaataaactcATATAAAAATCACATATTGAACAAAATACAAGAGTGCGTCTAATAATGTGGCCAAAGACTGTTTatgtattgaaaattaaatgtaccGTATCTGTATTCCGTAGccttgctacggcgtagcgctacGACGCCCACCGTAGCGCTACGCACCGCTACGCAGCATGTTTTCTTAACTATACTCGATTTAATTGgactgttggcgcggtggctgggcaactggctgccgtgcaacgtgtagtgggttcgattcccacacggagcaactttttgtgtgatccacaaattgttgtttcgggtctgggtgtcatgtgtatgtgaacttgtatgtttgtaaacgcacccacgacaaaggagaaaatcctagtgtggggcaacgttttaaaaaaataatctgaaaataattatgtgatgtatgtacctacactaTTTCGgcattttcgaaaatttctcagtaacaaCGTAATTAGTgtacattttcatattaaataccAAAGAAATTCACATTTTgcaatgtattaaaaatgtagATTGTATAAAAAGGTTATTAAGGGAACCGACTGAAATGTTCTATACCGCCTCTTTGTTTTAACTCATGTATTAAATATCCCTGTAACCTTTCCCTAAGACTGAAAAATACTTAGCTAAAAACTGGaccaaaatcagttcagccaaacgtaAGAAAATCGctcataaacatacatacaggtctgAACTGAATACCTTCTTGTTTTGTAATCGGTTAATATTAAGGgcataatgaaatattatatctatataacgtgtaacaaaatacccatatacatcaagaagccctgatgtatacaggttgaatagaatctctacacaaagtttcagcttaaaatacgtttaaaaaaaattagtaccaaatacttggtatcgcatggttcttgatttcaaatcatacaaacatgtcacaacactacaggggtcactcgctagtattaccaaacatttcttctgtcaatctgatcgcctagtacctgtctacctaattttgattcgcgcggcggcgcgattggaaaaattcataacttagtaccatgaaaacatgactttaaaaaacccttcccgtatcgtttgttatgttatctagaaaccgtgcacttgatatgtatatcccctttttgttacacgttgtataaattgtaggaaggtcaaagtcaaagttaaagcacttatttcaattaatcctaaataaggcacttttgaaacgtcaaattgaattgtccgtcagtctgtctgtcagtgaagctaggtgctcgttccaaagtgtagcttcgaatggtgAAGAACCAGCAAAAAATTCCAACgcaactctttaaaaaaaaagagttgcgttgtctgatacattatttaatcatttaccatttgtatattatatatgtagaAACAATGTAACATCTAAGGGTCTCTTGAGGTCTTTCCTTCTCGGGGTTTACTCGGTGAAAATGGGCACCGCGTCCcgcgacccgcaggaaaaacagatatataatattttattatgaccttattataaatatattgtaatctCTCACAATTGGAGATCTCACAATTGgttagtttcctcagtcaaaaataaattgtttcgacttttcaatacaataaaatattcaaaaataatcacactttcatgcgtctacttaatttttaattttttattgacaattttctagaaataagtctgctatttgacgtaaaaatgtgatgacgtcataatagagtatttcatacgaaattcatagaaaatatattttttgtcgtttcgaaaaaagtattaaattgacTAGTAGAAAACTAGCCTATATTTCAATGGATAATGGAGTACTGAGGCTCTAATTCTAAAATGTGATGATGTATAACTTTACTGATCTCCAATTTTATGTATTACATTTGTGTAAGCCATTATATGAAGATaacggtttcgattcccgcacggaacaactctttgtgtgatccacaaattgttgtttcgggtctgggtgccatgtgcatgtgaaattgtatgtttgtaaacgcacccacgacattggagaaaatcctagtgtggggcaacgtttaaaaaaataaagatatatatatttattttataatcatacttgtattatatttttatacaataaataattatgtaatatttttgcttttttattttaacgccctgttttttttgtctttctcATTGTGCACTGGTCGTTTAAAAAGTAATTGCCCATGGACACGACAAAAACGGGATGGGGTGCGCATTTGGACCAAATGCAATTAGCCCATTCAGATAAAACTCGATTGGGAAGATGGaacacgagcagacgtatcacctgatgggaagcaatcgccgcccatggacacttgaaacaccaaatgCATTACaagcgttgccggctttttgggagttaggaatttaagggttgttgttcgggaatcggggattgggaagactgaaAAGTGTAATAATCACTTTGGGCCTGCGGTAACTTACTTGGCgatccgaatactcaaacgctagtcaattttaagacgctctcaaaactagttctgtctttatcaattctttataaaatgatagagatagcacgatatttaagtacaacttaaaattgagtagctttttagtattcgggcgttagtatattattctttaaatacataattcgtctgattttattgtaactttcgtgagacatactaaattaattattatgttatcagcttactcacgtagtcgagttcctcgtcaaaacaatacgtgagtaagccgataacataattcgTCTCTTTAAATTCATTTCTAtcatataaagataaaatttatgtttataaattatatctatatatataaaactcttccgttactgagtgactgactgactgactgactgactgacagacaacgcacagtcaaaactactggtcgtagacagctgaaatttggaatgtaggttccttgggatatgtaggggagcactaagaaaggatttttggaaattcaacccccaagggggggaaaaggggtaaaaacgtttctatgaaaaatcttattccttgggtttataaacttgaaacttggcatgaacacgtacataggcaagtaaatatgtttgacattataagttttttcaaactaccctccaatcgtgatttaggggggcgattgggtgactgatttattaacgcacagccgaaaccgctcggtataggagtctgagattttgaacagaggttcctttagtaacataagtgagcactaagaagggatttttgaaatgtcaacccccaagggggaaaacgggataaactgagccggggctgcgggaaagttctaacgagataccgtggccccggaacgcaaagggcaactgaaggaacgaggtgggttttagtcagtaaaagtctgacactcccttccgttccacccagagcgggagaggtcatttgatgatttcccatccttaaaaaaaagactttgtatgacaactttcagtcgtctctttaacatacataataacatacataattatgtacatacatgcataacattaataacatcacgcctttaaatccctattttgtgttaacactacccatacaaacagctaaaaggaaacaagtgaagagacgaaatttgtccgcatccattttcacctaaattcttaacgttaatgagatttactttttattatcaggtcaacctaatagcctcacatgtacgtataacttcgtaagaattttctttcaactcctaaccgttgaggagttgtaccttccatcatcagctcattcacatgggatgatgactatcagacgcaaatacttaaacagatctatgaaattgtcaaaaacgtaattgaaatgaaaaaaagatttcagcctgtggaagaaaaagccctgtcgagatcattaaaaaacgctatatataaccgaattacacgtgggcgaagccgcgggcggaaagctagttctttataaaaatataaagtgatTTTTTTCCTTTAGCAACGAAGTAAtgaattattgattttttactGTCTACGTTGACGTTCTAGGGCGTTGATAACAAGTTGTAACGGTACATAGACAGACATACGTCTGGTGTTGCCTGGCGTCCGAATAAAGCCAGACATGGACACGCTTTTTGATGGCGTGTCCGGCCAAAATTAATAGTATTTGGATGATGTCTGGCTTTTGTTGGGTTTATGGTAAACATAAAAACGTTTGGTTTTTCATTCCTTTTTCTGTCCTATTGATAATAAGACGCGAATTCCTTAATCTTGTGGTGTGTGTGTCCGGCCTTTTTACTCACATGTCCCATGACTGAACGGTTGgcgcgttggctgggcaactggctgcaaTGCAACGTGTCGcaagttcgattcctgcacggaacaactctttttgtgtgatccacatattgttgtgccgggtcttgtgtatgtgaaattgtatgtttgtaaacgcacccacgacacaggagaaaatcctaggacaacgtttttcaaaaaaaaagaatgtccGGTCAAGTTGGCTGGCCTGTCCGGCTTTTAGGTTTAGCGACCTGGCAACCCTATATACGTCACAGCCGATACGccaactacataatatatagtcACTGAGTCACTGAATCATTGTTGCACTGTGCCTCACTCGAAGTACACTAATATGGCAGCAAATGCTAGAAGGACGCTGTCAGTTTTTACTGATAAATATTCTCGGCagtaagtgtttttttttactaaatttcttaacttaaatttatgttatttactcCTATTAAGCTAACGTGTTGTTGAAATTAACACTTGTTCTATGCGTTTGCTCTTTATATGAGTTAtctcttatataaaaataattcaggttttccttcctgacgctataacaacagaacgcacgaaccgatttccacggttttgcattcgttggaaaggtctcgggctccgtgaggtttatagcaaagaaaatttggGAAAAAAATTTacgcgaactccgtttcgccaccaatgtaaaccacggcctcactgaaaaccgacgtgaaacaaccacattgtgtttcgttgtgtgagtgtggttaccgcagacccaacaacccttaaattcctaaccccaagaGCCGTAAAAAACGATGTTAAAAGTATTAAGTACTGTTTTTATCTTTTGTCAAGGccaaataatatgaattattgaaaaaagataatgataaataaatgataaacgatatttatttttgcaaatagcttacaatgtaactcttttacatgtcaatctttaaaataactatatgAAGCCAGCAtatcctatcggactactctaaacaaactcagaggtcactTTCACTAGTCTCactagtctcttttaaagtccagacaaaatcaatttaagatatcggagaaccgtgcaagtgtCAAGTGGCTTCaatgttccagtgttttcatggttgtatctactgtagatccttgcttacaggagttgcagcagtgtggGAGGTTGCGGCGGGCttgtctcattaaaaaaatatgtcagtaatgtcacgccttttatccccgatggggtaggcagaggtggacattacggcacgtaatgtcgctattgACTAATGATTTCAATTGACAATTGGCTAAGGAcgtaatgactgcctcgttggtcgagtgttcgcaagtgcgactgccggacaacgtgtcgcgggttcgattcccgggcatAGTAtttactactgggctttttttttggttttcgaaaaattttcagtaataacACGGAGTtaggaattgtgcccagtatatggcaacaggctcacctcCTGTAAAAAGTGGATATACATCGTAtctatagcggcattacatgtcgtaatgagTACaaacctctacctaccccttcggggataaaaggcgtgacgttgcatataaaaaaaacatgttatttgatttatttcagaTTCAACATTCAACATTTGAGGGAGGAAGACATCAATGCCGCTTTTCAAGTAATTTTTGCTGTAATTTTAGACGATGATATTATCAAGGCATTAGGTAAATTAACACAATATGTTCATgtaaatatttctgttttaaaaattaGTTCGTATTTTcgccaatagatggcgttgttagtTGAGCGCCgatttctgaatcgcggtgttaagattctccggcGTTTAACTAGGTCAAAattgtaaaagtttttttttgtgtgagcTGCAAGTACTGTGATTATTGTATTATACGCGCTTAATATATAGTCCAGTGTTTGATTGACCATCCTCTCCTAGTCGACCTTCGTTCACACTAAAGCTAGATAAATAAGGTAGGGTTCAAGATATTAGTtggtcttaaaaaatattagacacatttttattaGGTCACCTCAATTACCCCCCATCCCAATCGTCGTTTTCCCATTCCCTaacaaccgttaaattcctaacctcccaAAGACCGGCAcccacttgtaacgtctctggcgtttcaagtgtaacgcctctggcgtttcaagtgtaacgcctctggcgtttcaagtgtaacgcctctggcgtttcaagtgtccatgggtggggcgattgcttatcatcaggtaataCATCTGCtgatttaccggcttattccataaaaaaaccatgTAATCGTACCAGTACTATAGTAGTTACAATACAGTCCCTGGGACGcaccggacttcaatgttccggtgttttcatgttgaTATCTACTgcagatcctggtgcacaggagttgcagcggtaagggaggttgtggcgggcttgtcccaaaaaaaaagtagttacGATatgatttctttctttctttcctaaCGTAACTCTATCATACAGGTTTCAGCTCGGACGAGGCGTCAATGCAGTCTCTAGAATCCTTCATACGCGAACATGTGAACACGCACCTCACAGTTGGCTGTTTCACAAGCGAGACGGATGAACTAATTGGAGTCGATGTTTTATATGTACGGAGCTCGAACgataatcttagaaactacgGCCCTGTAAGTGGTTCaagttattatatttcttttttattccaaaaaacgttgccctacattaggctttcctcctgtgtcgtgtgtgcgtttacaaacatactagttcATATGcatatgacatccagacccggaacaacaaccagttgcccagccaccgtaccaaccgtgcagtcacgtATGATTTTTGACCTCTCCCtcgtccttgtcacaattgtgagacttctccctccttagtgtgacgtcacattttataattttatctatcTTCATCTAAATTTTTTTTACGTACTTTTTCGATAATATCTAGttccaagttcgtgttttaacagttagattataatatttggaTTGagacgtcacgaaatttaaaACCCTTCCCGCCCCCTTGTCACATAACGTCACACTTCATCGACCCCCTTCCCCCTAAACGTATAACGattacgaattacgatggtAGATGAATGTTACTATTGCATGATTACGTGCGAtggccaagtcgatctattttatttaaaacgtaaaataaatgtaatattgatatgataacaatttacataataacttaatacaGAAGGTATCTTTAATCCTAAATAGTaggcactaaacaaaataacctACCTACTTGGTATTACaaggatctcacaactttttaacAGTAGAAATGCGAGACTTGgacttttttacaggatgtttttgattaGTTTCCTTCTTCGACAAACTttgagagattttttttttgaggcgcactttgagagatttttttttttttttttgaggggggacaatcatccaatggcttctctcgccagggcgaggtgagagggagtgtcagactcttactgactaaaaaccactacgttcctactcctgcttgtcgagccggagccccggtaacccgctaggtagtccgcagctacggattAGGCATCAAACCTACTgggccacatctgtggtggcctaatgactctttgaggcgcacgctgAACGCGATGGGTTTaattctggtcgggcggcgagttacccttgctcgccgtcggCAGGCCCGCCGTtaggtggccggagatcatagCGCGATCCCTACGCCCTAGAAGGCGCGCTAGAAATGTAATTTtgctaatatttactttgatacATATTTCAGGAGTACGGAGAAAGCTTCTGTAACTACATGAAGTATCTGAAATATATGGAGAGACGGCAGCGATACAATTTTGCTGTGAAATTTATTAAGTTCCTCACTTCACTTGGTTTGTTCATATTGCCGGAGTATCAAAATTCTGATATAGAAAAACGTATGTTGCCTATTCGGTAAGTCGACCcgcggtttatttatttagtccaAAAAAGCatgtataattttacagcttaagctaatacattatacagttacaCGCTTTgcctaaatattagttttacattgttctcacatagttaaagcaatcgaaacaatgtaacccttaattgtattgtgaacctgattgaaaaagagtaacctatggagtttcttgctcgttcttctccataggaatctacactttggaacgagcaaatagagcaactagaggactgaccgacagacagacgttattaatattattatatttgctttaacgttgACTTTTTTACTAgagttaaagtgatataaaaaatacaataattttaatcacttaaaactaattcattagccatccatcttctcacaaaaactgtttgtttgtttattcatttgggtcagtatttttatggtattgtGGCGAcatatgacaagtgacagatgacagaagtcgtatatagactatcgacgagcaaaactAAAGGATGACGttataaatatcctgcatcgcacatgagAAGTTTACGTGCGAATAAATATGAATAGAAAATCCTCAGTCagtcggaggatcctccgacctgGCGAAGTGATCATGCCTGgcaggctttctgcccaactgttgtttgttgggattttctatcgaGCGATCGTCGATCGATGGTGGAACGGATTAGTCGACGTCtatcgatagtttctactacaCCAATCAATCGATAGTAGATAGATACTATAtgtcgatggtggaatggattggtcgatgtcgatcgataggTTTCCATCTGGAATATAAACAATCTACATACGTCGACCGATGCCATCGGCCgacaatcgatcgattggttagtCGACCGATATCCGTCGATCAAAGCTACCGCACCCATCGATTAATGTCGATCGATACCATCGATGGagtatcgatcgattggtgtgatAACACCCTAATAGTGtcataatgttttcttttaatttccagAACAGGGGTGGCTTCAATGCAAGGCATAAGGGCAAACGGAGCTGCTCTGATTGGGAAAACGATGCAAAATTTAGCCCAGCGTTTGaggtacaaactattagaagaAATCAAAGAATTTCGAGACTTGGAGTACCTCATCGGAGCTGCTATATTTCCtattaaaatttttggaaaaattactattttaagaacatcatcgtcatcgtcatcccCATCGTCATCGCCACCATCATCGCCACCATCATCACCACCAGCCCAAAAACGTCCACCGATGGTGACAGACCTCGCCATTGACGACGACTAGCAAGGCGATGATACAACCTCAtcaagataaattattatagttatcggcttactcacgtaactgttagaagtttcaaaccatgctagaggctcacattcATGATATAttctatcataaaaatattataaattgtcgattatttctaaatttaattttatttttaactgttatCAAGATTatgatattgtatttaattttattttaacaataaatatcttttataataattctaatgTTTAATTATTCCTTAATTTGACTTGTATTGCATATGTTATttgatatacttatttttttttaaatgattaaaaattaCTCATTGTTTTATTCGAGTTCTGTGCGTCAAACATGCTGTCAATTACTGTACCAAACATCATACTCCGGTTCACGCATGCTTTCTTGATCTTTCGAGGCCTTTGACCTGGTTTCCTATGATATCCCATGGGAAAAGATTCTAAACACTAGTCTACCACCGGAACTCATTAACATCTGTAAGTACTGGTACGGTAATCAGGTCAATGGCGTGCGGTGGTCGGGAAGCATGTCGCAATTGTAcaggtcgatcactgagcagtgcgagagggacggagctatgtaggttgtatagctccgtccttctcgcactgctcaatgatcgaccattctgacacaattgtaatagcagactaaggccccaggttgGAGTGTGGGGTGAGGCAGGGGGGATTGTCCTCTCCAACCCTATTCAACCTGTATATGAACGATTTAATTGTGGCACTCAGTAGCACACGGGTAGGTTGCCACATAGATGGAATTAGTGTAAATAATCATAAGCTATGCTGATGACATGGTGCTATGGAATGCATCGGTATGTGGTATTAAGAAACTTGCCATTTGTGAGGCATATGCCAAGCGACATGGTTTAAAATACAATCCACTCAAAAGTGAGGTCATGGTTTTTGAAACCAGAGGAAATAGTACAGATAACAGCCTTACGTAGGGTGTCTAAATTCAAATATCTAGAACACATGCTTACCTCTGACCTCAAAGACAATGAGGACATCGAGAGAGAACGGAGGGCGCTGGCGGTGCGGGCGAACATGGTGGCCCGCAGGTTTGCACGGTGTTCGACAGaagtaaaaaatacactttttagatCTTACTGTACGTCATTCTACACGTGCAGCCTGTGGGCTGACTATACCCAAAAGTCGTTCGGTGCTCTCCAGAGTTCAATTTAATAATGCGTTCAGGGTGCTGATGgggcttttttttttatttttatttattttattttatttttttatttaaacctttataATCAGGCAACTATGGCCCATAGATATATACCTTAAACTAACATATATACGTCATATACAAAAACTTGTTAgtcaataaaacttaaaactatgttAGTATCACTTCCTATGCACTACGTCACTGTGCGCTCGAGTGGCACTTGTCCGCGGAAGCGACGGAACACCACGTCCTGTGGCCAGAAGTTTTCGTCCAACACGAGGTGCAGGAAACACGTTGGCACTCGCACCACGAACGCCTTAAAGTTGGCATTATGGCGCGACTCCAGCAGCTGCACTCTGGGGGCGTACTTCAGCTTCTGACGCACGTACTCCACAATGTCCTCCGCCTTAGTGGTGTAGTGTAGGCGGGAGATGTACACCGGGGTATTCGGCTTTGCAGCACGGATTTTGATGTTAGACTCCGCAGGAGCCGTGCCACAGCGATTCTTGTTAGTTCGCTGACGGCGCTTCTTCCTTTGCACCGTCACGAacccatcatcatcagcctgatCGGTCCCCTTGACCAAAATAGGCTTCCTTGTAGCACCAACTGAGCTACCGGCGACGCTGGCATAATCTCGACGAACACCTTGATGTCGAGCGGTCGAGCGGCGGTGCGGGGAGGACCCACAGGGACGGGAGCGGGGCAGCGGGGCGCACGAGGCGCGCACTGTGCCGGCTCAGCATTCGGCGGTGACCGCGGCGATGGCGACAAAACTGCTGACGCGAAACTTGCACCCGATACCTCGAGGCACGCTCCGCGCCGCATGTTTACGTTCGATGCACCCGTTGCCGGTGACCCAGTTACCGTTGCCGATTTACGCAACTCGTTGAGTTCGCTGCGCAAATCAGCCACAGTAATTTGGGATGCATCCAACTTCCGCTGCACATCCGCCAGACTTGCCTTCAGAAAGACGATGTCCTTCAACAGGCTTGTTACGTCGACGTGGTCGAAGGTGACGGGAGGAAGCTTGTTAAGATCCTCTGCCACAAACGTAGGCACGTCGTCCGGATCGGTCTCTTTTAGCAGCGTGATGATATCTTGGATGCTTTTCTTTGTCCCGTCACGCCGGCGGGACACCATCTGGTCGCTCTTGTTCAGCAACCGGAACAGGAGCTGCTTGGAAGCAGCGACGTCAGGCTCGCTGAAGTTCGATGCGCAGATCTGGACAGCGGACACCTCATCCATCACGTCCAGCTTTTGCTGCAGGAACGCCAGCAGTTCATTCGCCACAAGTTGTTCACTCATGGCGATAAAAATGACGAGCAACGGCTTGCGCCGCGCTATaacaattgtattattatatttaatgtgtcAGCAACACGACTGCATCGAATCGCAGCTAGTACGAGACTGACactttttattgggacaagcccgccacagcctcccataccgctgcaactcctgtaagctaggatctacagtagatacaaacatgaaaacaccggaacactgaagtccggc
The sequence above is a segment of the Spodoptera frugiperda isolate SF20-4 chromosome 21, AGI-APGP_CSIRO_Sfru_2.0, whole genome shotgun sequence genome. Coding sequences within it:
- the LOC118280381 gene encoding uncharacterized protein LOC118280381 gives rise to the protein MAANARRTLSVFTDKYSRQFNIQHLREEDINAAFQVIFAVILDDDIIKALGFSSDEASMQSLESFIREHVNTHLTVGCFTSETDELIGVDVLYVRSSNDNLRNYGPEYGESFCNYMKYLKYMERRQRYNFAVKFIKFLTSLGLFILPEYQNSDIEKRMLPIRTGVASMQGIRANGAALIGKTMQNLAQRLRYKLLEEIKEFRDLEYLIGAAIFPIKIFGKITILRTSSSSSSPSSSPPSSPPSSPPAQKRPPMVTDLAIDDD
- the LOC126912060 gene encoding uncharacterized protein LOC126912060, whose product is MSEQLVANELLAFLQQKLDVMDEVSAVQICASNFSEPDVAASKQLLFRLLNKSDQMVSRRRDGTKKSIQDIITLLKETDPDDVPTFVAEDLNKLPPVTFDHVDVTSLLKDIVFLKASLADVQRKLDASQITVADLRSELNELRKSATVTGSPATGASNVNMRRGACLEVSGASFASAVLSPSPRSPPNAEPAQCAPRAPRCPAPVPVGPPRTAARPLDIKVFVEIMPASPGTDQADDDGFVTVQRKKRRQRTNKNRCGTAPAESNIKIRAAKPNTPVYISRLHYTTKAEDIVEYVRQKLKYAPRVQLLESRHNANFKAFVVRVPTCFLHLVLDENFWPQDVVFRRFRGQVPLERTVT